The genomic region AATCGGCATTTTTGAAATGTGTGATCAGGGGATGATCGCAGTGGATAATCCCTCACAGGTATTCTTGCCCGAGCGCGAGGCCGATCGAGAAGGTACAGCCATTGTTTGCACAATTGAAGGCACACGTCCCATTTTGGTCGAAGTACAAGCACTGGTCAGCCGCAGCAATTTCGGGTACCCGCAGCGCGTGGCCACGGGATTTGATGCGCGGCGGATGGCGATTTTAATTGCCGTACTCGAAAAACGGTCGGGTCTTCAATTGGGGACTGAGGATATTTTTTTAAATGTCGCAGGGGGCTTGCACATTGACGAACCCGCTGTCGATCTGGGTGTAGCTATGGCGATGGCATCGAGCTTTCGCAGCAGACAGATGTCCCGAGATACAGTTGTAATTGGCGAAGTTGGGCTGGGCGGAGAAGTGCGTGCTGTTGGTCAGATTGAACGCAGAATGGCCGAAGCGCGCAAACTGGGCTTCACGCGGTGTATTGCCGCCAAAGCAAATTTGAGTGGGGCGCGCATTCCCGATGGCCTGTCGTTGATTGGCGTTCAGGATGTGGATGCCGCGCAAGATGTGGTTTTTTCATAGAGATTATTATTACGGAGAAAGCGCATGGCACCGAGAATGGTACACATTTCCAAATTGTTGTCATTGATGTTGCGACACAGGCCCGATGAGTTTGGACTGCAAGTTGATCGCTATGGTTTTGCCGACCTCGACGCGGTTCTACGCGCATTTCAAGACCGAAATTCGACATTTTCGCTTGAAGATATTGAAAAAGTGGTTTATGATGGAGAAAAGCAACGTTTCGAGATTGTGGAAAATCGCATTCGCGCGCGTTATGGACACAGTTTTTCCATCGATCTGGGTCTCGATCCATCAGAACCACCCGAATTTTTGTACAAGGGAGTGGATTCTGCCGATGTTGAGCGATTATTATCTGAGGGCTTGACCCCCGATGATCGCGATTATGTACATTTGTCGTTTGACGCCGATGTCGCTGCGCGGTTAAGTGCCAGACCCGGACGCCGAGGGGCTGTCATACGCATTGCAGCGACGCGCGCCCATCAGGCTGGCGTGCATTTCTACGATTGTGGTCCAACCGTATTGACCAAACATATTCCCGGGGAATTTTTGGATTTAGAACAGGGAGGGATCACGACATCGCA from Gemmatimonadota bacterium harbors:
- a CDS encoding RNA 2'-phosphotransferase, which gives rise to MAPRMVHISKLLSLMLRHRPDEFGLQVDRYGFADLDAVLRAFQDRNSTFSLEDIEKVVYDGEKQRFEIVENRIRARYGHSFSIDLGLDPSEPPEFLYKGVDSADVERLLSEGLTPDDRDYVHLSFDADVAARLSARPGRRGAVIRIAATRAHQAGVHFYDCGPTVLTKHIPGEFLDLEQGGITTSQNIYQERENVTYGRRRRFSSRR